From a region of the Bradyrhizobium diazoefficiens genome:
- the rplJ gene encoding 50S ribosomal protein L10, translating into MERAAKKEAVEQLNEVFKTTSVAVVAQYSGLTVGQMQKLRQQMKQAGAAVKVSKNRLAKIALEGTDVVAIGPMLKGPTVIATSNDPVAAPKVAIEFAKANEKFVIVGGSMGKTVLNVDGVKALASLPSLDELRGKIVGLLVAPATKIAQLANAPAGKLARVIQAHASKGEAA; encoded by the coding sequence GTGGAACGAGCGGCAAAAAAAGAGGCGGTCGAACAGCTCAATGAGGTCTTCAAGACCACGAGCGTCGCGGTCGTTGCTCAATATTCCGGCCTCACCGTCGGCCAGATGCAGAAGCTGCGCCAGCAGATGAAGCAGGCGGGCGCCGCGGTGAAGGTCTCGAAGAACCGTCTCGCCAAAATTGCTCTTGAAGGCACTGACGTCGTTGCCATCGGCCCCATGCTGAAGGGACCGACCGTGATCGCCACTTCGAACGATCCGGTAGCGGCGCCAAAGGTCGCCATCGAATTCGCCAAGGCGAACGAAAAGTTCGTCATCGTCGGCGGATCGATGGGGAAGACCGTCCTGAATGTCGACGGCGTGAAGGCGCTTGCCTCGCTGCCGTCGCTTGATGAACTGCGCGGCAAGATCGTCGGCCTGCTTGTGGCCCCGGCGACCAAGATCGCTCAGCTCGCCAATGCGCCCGCGGGCAAGCTCGCGCGCGTCATCCAGGCTCATGCCTCAAAGGGCGAAGCGGCCTGA
- the nusG gene encoding transcription termination/antitermination protein NusG produces MATATAQQLSDKRWYIVHAYSNFEKKVAESIREQAKQRGLEELFELVLVPTEKVTEVRRGRKIDAERKFFPGYVLVKMKLTDEAFHLIKNTPKVTGFLGAENKPMPISEAEAMRILHQVQEGVERPKASVSFEIGENVRVADGPFASFSGVVEEIDEARSRVKVAVSIFGRATPVELEFGQVEKV; encoded by the coding sequence ATGGCAACAGCAACCGCTCAACAACTGTCTGACAAGCGCTGGTACATCGTCCACGCCTACTCGAATTTCGAGAAGAAGGTCGCCGAATCGATCCGCGAGCAGGCCAAGCAGCGCGGGCTCGAGGAGCTGTTCGAGCTCGTGCTGGTGCCGACCGAGAAGGTCACGGAAGTGCGCCGCGGCCGCAAGATCGACGCCGAGCGCAAGTTCTTCCCGGGCTACGTGCTGGTGAAGATGAAGCTGACCGACGAAGCGTTTCATCTGATCAAGAACACGCCGAAGGTCACGGGCTTCCTCGGCGCCGAAAACAAGCCGATGCCGATCTCTGAAGCCGAAGCCATGCGCATTCTGCACCAGGTGCAGGAGGGCGTGGAACGGCCGAAGGCGTCGGTGTCGTTCGAGATCGGCGAGAATGTGCGCGTTGCCGACGGCCCGTTTGCCTCGTTCTCGGGTGTGGTCGAGGAAATCGACGAGGCACGCTCGCGCGTGAAGGTCGCGGTGTCGATCTTCGGCCGCGCCACGCCGGTCGAGCTGGAATTCGGTCAGGTCGAGAAGGTCTGA
- the rplK gene encoding 50S ribosomal protein L11 — MAKKVTGYLKLQVPAGAANPSPPIGPALGQRGLNIMEFCKAFNAQTQKEEKNTPIPVVITIYADRSFTFEMKTPPMSFFLKQAAQIQSGSKAPGRDKAGKVTKAQVREIAEKKMKDLNCDSIEAAMKMVEGSARSMGLEVAG, encoded by the coding sequence ATGGCAAAGAAAGTGACCGGATACCTGAAGCTTCAGGTCCCGGCCGGTGCGGCGAATCCTTCGCCCCCGATCGGTCCTGCGCTTGGTCAGCGCGGTCTCAACATCATGGAGTTCTGCAAGGCGTTCAACGCCCAGACCCAGAAGGAAGAGAAGAACACCCCGATTCCCGTCGTGATCACGATCTACGCCGATCGTTCGTTCACGTTCGAGATGAAGACGCCCCCGATGTCCTTCTTCCTCAAGCAGGCCGCCCAAATCCAGTCCGGCTCGAAAGCCCCGGGCCGCGACAAGGCCGGCAAGGTGACCAAGGCGCAGGTGCGCGAGATCGCCGAGAAGAAGATGAAGGATCTCAATTGCGATTCCATCGAAGCGGCCATGAAGATGGTCGAGGGCTCCGCCCGCTCGATGGGTCTGGAAGTTGCGGGGTAA
- the rpoB gene encoding DNA-directed RNA polymerase subunit beta, with translation MAQQTFTGRKRVRKFFGHIKEVAEMPNLIEVQKASYDQFLMVDEPQGGRLDEGLQAVFRSVFPISDFSGTSMLEFVRYEFEQPKYDVDECRQRGMTFAAPLKVTLRLIVFDIDEETGAKSVKDIKEQDVYMGDIPLMTMNGTFIVNGTERVIVSQMHRSPGVFFDHDKGKTHSSGKLLFAARVIPYRGSWLDIEFDAKDIVYARIDRRRKIPVTSLMFALGLDGEAILSTFYKKILYKRTKEGWRVPFDANRFRGYSTINDLIDADTGKVVLEAGKKLTVRAARQLQEKGLKALRMADEELVGNYVAEDLVNPKTGEIHAEAGEEITDKLMKALNEQGYKELPLLDIDHVNVGGYIRNTLSADKNMTREDALFDIYRVMRPGEPPTLDSAQAMFQSLFFDAERYDLSAVGRVKMNMRLDLDAPDTQRTLRKEDILSVIKTLVDLRDGKGEIDDIDHLGNRRVRSVGELMENQYRIGLLRMERAIKERMSSVDIDTVMPQDLINAKPAAAAVREFFGSSQLSQFMDQTNPLSEITHKRRLSALGPGGLTRERAGFEVRDVHPTHYGRICPIETPEGPNIGLINSLATFARVNKYGFVETPYRKVKDGRVTDEVVYLSAMEEGRYTVAQANVPLDPKGRFTEDLVVCRHAGEVLPVTPDKVDYMDVSPKQLVSVAAALIPFLENDDANRALMGSNMQRQAVPLVRAEAPFVGTGMEGVVARDSGAAIAARRSGVIDQIDATRVVIRATEDLDPTKSGVDIYRLMKYQRSNQSTCINQRPLVKVGDIVKKGDIIADGPSTDLGELALGRNVLVAFMPWNGYNFEDSILLSERIVKEDVFTSIHIEEFEVMARDTKLGPEEITRDIPNVSEEALKNLDEAGIVYIGAEVRAGDILVGKITPKGESPMTPEEKLLRAIFGEKASDVRDTSLRVPPGVQGTIVEVRVFNRHGVDKDERALAIEREEIERLAKDRDDEQAILDRNVYNRLAELLEGRQGIAGPKGFKKDTKITRAVLEEYPKSQWWLFASPNDKLMAEIEAMRKQYDESKKGLEQRFLDKVEKLQRGDELPPGVMKMVKVFVAVKRKIQPGDKMAGRHGNKGVVSKIVPIEDMPFLEDGTHADIVLNPLGVPSRMNVGQILETHLGWACAGLGKRIGQTVDAYLSKQDIKPLKETLKKVYGEDETIKSLNDNELIELGHNLSRGVPIATPVFDGAKEADIEEMLKLAGLDASGQSTVYDGRTGDAFDRKVTVGYIYMLKLHHLVDDKIHARSIGPYSLVTQQPLGGKAQFGGQRFGEMEVWALEAYGAAYTLQEMLTVKSDDVAGRTKVYEAIVRGDDTFEAGIPESFNVLVKEMRSLGLNVDLHNSKMGPAPTSEAAE, from the coding sequence ATGGCGCAGCAGACATTCACCGGTCGCAAACGCGTTCGCAAGTTCTTCGGACACATCAAGGAAGTCGCCGAGATGCCGAACCTCATCGAGGTTCAGAAGGCGTCCTATGATCAATTCCTGATGGTCGATGAACCGCAGGGCGGCCGTCTCGACGAGGGTCTGCAGGCGGTGTTCCGCTCGGTGTTTCCGATCTCCGACTTCTCGGGCACCTCGATGCTGGAATTCGTCCGCTACGAGTTCGAGCAGCCGAAATACGACGTCGACGAGTGCCGCCAGCGCGGCATGACCTTCGCGGCTCCCCTCAAGGTGACGCTGCGCCTCATCGTGTTCGATATCGACGAGGAAACCGGCGCGAAGTCGGTGAAGGACATCAAGGAGCAGGACGTCTACATGGGCGACATCCCGCTCATGACGATGAACGGCACCTTCATCGTCAACGGCACCGAGCGCGTCATCGTCTCGCAGATGCACCGCTCGCCCGGCGTGTTCTTCGATCACGACAAGGGCAAGACCCATTCCTCGGGCAAGCTGCTGTTCGCGGCCCGCGTCATCCCGTATCGCGGCTCCTGGCTGGACATCGAGTTCGACGCCAAGGACATCGTCTATGCGCGTATCGACCGTCGCCGCAAGATTCCGGTGACGTCGCTGATGTTCGCCCTCGGCCTCGACGGCGAGGCGATCCTCAGCACGTTCTACAAGAAGATCCTCTACAAGCGGACCAAGGAAGGCTGGCGCGTTCCGTTCGACGCCAACCGTTTCCGCGGCTACTCGACCATCAACGACCTGATCGATGCCGACACCGGCAAGGTCGTGCTGGAAGCCGGCAAGAAGCTCACCGTCCGCGCCGCCCGCCAGCTCCAGGAAAAGGGGCTGAAGGCGCTGCGCATGGCCGATGAGGAGCTGGTCGGCAACTACGTCGCCGAGGACCTCGTCAACCCGAAGACCGGTGAGATCCACGCCGAGGCCGGTGAGGAAATCACCGACAAGCTGATGAAGGCGCTCAACGAGCAGGGCTACAAGGAGCTGCCGCTGCTCGACATTGACCACGTCAACGTCGGCGGCTATATCCGCAACACGCTCTCGGCCGACAAGAACATGACGCGCGAGGACGCGCTGTTCGACATCTATCGCGTGATGCGTCCGGGCGAGCCGCCGACGCTGGATTCGGCGCAGGCCATGTTCCAGTCGCTGTTCTTCGACGCCGAACGCTACGACCTCTCCGCGGTCGGCCGCGTCAAGATGAACATGCGCCTCGACCTCGATGCGCCCGACACCCAGCGCACGCTGCGCAAGGAAGACATCCTCTCCGTCATCAAGACGCTGGTGGACCTGCGCGACGGCAAGGGCGAGATCGACGACATCGACCATCTCGGCAACCGCCGTGTGCGCTCGGTCGGCGAGCTCATGGAGAACCAGTACCGCATCGGCCTCCTGCGCATGGAGCGCGCGATCAAGGAGCGCATGTCCTCCGTCGACATCGACACGGTCATGCCGCAGGACCTGATCAACGCGAAGCCGGCCGCTGCCGCCGTGCGCGAGTTCTTCGGCTCCTCGCAGCTCTCGCAGTTCATGGACCAGACCAACCCGCTGTCGGAGATCACCCACAAGCGCCGCCTGTCGGCCCTTGGACCGGGCGGTCTGACCCGCGAGCGCGCCGGCTTCGAGGTGCGCGACGTGCATCCGACGCATTACGGCCGCATCTGCCCGATCGAGACGCCGGAAGGTCCGAACATCGGCCTGATCAACTCGCTCGCGACCTTCGCGCGCGTGAACAAGTACGGCTTCGTCGAGACGCCGTATCGCAAAGTCAAGGACGGCCGCGTCACCGACGAGGTCGTGTACCTCTCGGCGATGGAGGAGGGCCGCTACACGGTCGCGCAGGCCAACGTGCCGCTCGACCCGAAGGGCCGCTTCACCGAAGACCTCGTGGTCTGCCGTCACGCCGGCGAAGTCTTGCCGGTGACGCCCGACAAGGTCGACTACATGGACGTGTCGCCGAAGCAGCTGGTTTCGGTTGCCGCGGCCCTGATCCCGTTCCTGGAGAACGACGACGCCAACCGCGCTCTGATGGGCTCGAACATGCAGCGCCAGGCAGTGCCGCTGGTTCGCGCCGAGGCGCCGTTCGTCGGCACCGGCATGGAAGGCGTGGTTGCGCGTGACTCGGGCGCCGCGATCGCGGCGCGCCGTTCGGGCGTGATCGACCAGATCGATGCCACCCGCGTCGTCATCCGCGCCACCGAAGATCTCGATCCGACCAAGTCGGGCGTCGATATCTACCGGCTGATGAAGTACCAGCGCTCGAACCAGTCGACCTGCATCAACCAGCGGCCGCTGGTGAAGGTCGGCGACATCGTCAAGAAGGGCGACATCATCGCCGACGGTCCGTCGACCGATCTCGGCGAGCTCGCTCTGGGTCGCAACGTGCTCGTCGCGTTCATGCCGTGGAACGGCTACAACTTCGAAGATTCGATCCTGCTTTCCGAGCGGATCGTGAAGGAAGACGTCTTCACCTCGATCCACATCGAGGAATTCGAGGTGATGGCCCGCGACACCAAGCTCGGACCTGAGGAAATCACCCGCGACATTCCGAACGTCTCGGAAGAAGCGCTGAAGAACCTCGACGAAGCCGGTATCGTCTACATCGGTGCGGAAGTGCGCGCCGGCGACATCCTCGTCGGCAAGATCACGCCGAAGGGCGAGAGCCCGATGACGCCGGAAGAGAAGCTCCTGCGCGCCATCTTCGGCGAGAAGGCGTCCGACGTCCGCGACACCTCGCTGCGCGTTCCTCCGGGCGTGCAGGGCACGATCGTGGAAGTGCGCGTGTTCAACCGTCACGGCGTCGACAAGGACGAGCGTGCGCTGGCGATCGAACGGGAAGAGATCGAGCGTCTGGCCAAGGACCGCGACGACGAGCAGGCGATCCTGGACCGCAACGTCTACAACCGTCTTGCCGAGCTCCTCGAGGGACGGCAGGGCATTGCCGGTCCGAAGGGCTTCAAGAAGGACACCAAGATCACCCGCGCGGTGCTCGAGGAGTACCCGAAGTCGCAGTGGTGGCTGTTCGCTTCGCCGAACGACAAACTGATGGCCGAGATCGAGGCCATGCGGAAGCAGTACGACGAGTCGAAGAAGGGGCTGGAACAGCGCTTCCTCGACAAGGTCGAGAAGCTTCAGCGCGGTGACGAATTGCCGCCCGGCGTGATGAAGATGGTCAAGGTCTTCGTCGCGGTGAAGCGTAAGATCCAGCCCGGCGACAAGATGGCCGGCCGCCACGGCAACAAGGGCGTGGTGTCGAAGATCGTGCCGATCGAGGACATGCCGTTCCTCGAAGATGGCACGCATGCCGACATCGTGCTCAATCCGCTCGGCGTGCCCTCGCGCATGAACGTCGGACAGATCCTCGAGACCCATCTCGGCTGGGCCTGCGCCGGCCTCGGCAAGCGTATCGGCCAGACGGTCGATGCCTATTTGTCGAAGCAGGACATCAAGCCGCTGAAGGAAACCTTGAAGAAGGTCTATGGCGAGGACGAAACGATCAAGTCGCTCAACGACAACGAATTGATCGAGCTCGGCCACAACTTGAGCCGCGGCGTGCCGATCGCGACGCCGGTGTTCGACGGCGCCAAGGAAGCCGACATCGAGGAGATGCTGAAGCTGGCTGGTCTGGACGCATCGGGCCAGTCGACCGTCTATGACGGCCGCACCGGCGATGCCTTCGATCGCAAGGTGACGGTGGGCTACATCTACATGCTCAAGCTGCACCATCTGGTCGACGACAAGATCCATGCGCGTTCGATCGGTCCGTACTCGCTCGTCACCCAGCAGCCGCTGGGCGGCAAGGCGCAGTTCGGCGGCCAGCGCTTCGGCGAAATGGAGGTGTGGGCGCTGGAGGCTTACGGCGCAGCGTACACGCTCCAGGAGATGCTGACGGTGAAGTCGGACGACGTCGCCGGCCGTACCAAGGTGTACGAGGCGATCGTGCGCGGCGACGACACGTTCGAGGCCGGTATTCCGGAATCGTTCAACGTGCTGGTCAAGGAAATGCGCTCGCTCGGCCTCAACGTCGACCTGCACAACTCCAAGATGGGACCGGCGCCGACGTCGGAAGCGGCCGAGTAA
- a CDS encoding lysylphosphatidylglycerol synthase transmembrane domain-containing protein, with protein sequence MQSRFKQAALFSVKLLLSIAVLVYIARGLDLQRLRGHLVSVDPFLFVVALALIFFQTFVLNGRWELIMRALGVSLDWLAGWRILMISLWFNQVLPSSVGGDAVRMWLLRQRGVQWPEAVKGVAADRFTALIGLIALMVAGLPFLMSRVSDQAAILAIGGLTLAGVAGTAVLLTLDRLPKRLIVHPAIASFVRFGVLVRFLLLKSERRALLFGSALLIHLVTAAACYALARGVGAQLSVADAGVLIPPVVLLTAVPISISGWGVREGAMVACLGLAGVPSEEALSVSLLLGAISVIIGLIGGAIWLASPERGSYSADKAAKAAEEAPGYDGLGKEVASHP encoded by the coding sequence ATGCAATCGCGGTTCAAGCAGGCGGCCCTGTTTTCGGTAAAGCTGCTGCTGTCGATTGCCGTGCTGGTCTACATCGCGCGCGGTCTCGACCTGCAGCGGTTGCGCGGCCATCTCGTCTCGGTCGATCCCTTCCTGTTTGTCGTCGCGCTGGCGTTGATCTTCTTCCAGACCTTCGTGCTCAACGGCCGGTGGGAGCTGATCATGCGTGCGCTCGGCGTGTCGCTGGACTGGCTCGCCGGATGGCGGATCCTCATGATCAGCCTCTGGTTCAATCAGGTGCTGCCGTCGTCGGTCGGCGGGGATGCGGTACGGATGTGGCTGCTGCGCCAGCGCGGCGTGCAGTGGCCGGAGGCGGTCAAGGGCGTTGCAGCCGATCGTTTCACGGCATTGATCGGGCTGATCGCGCTGATGGTGGCCGGATTGCCGTTCCTGATGTCACGCGTGTCCGATCAGGCCGCGATCCTGGCCATCGGCGGGCTGACGCTCGCAGGCGTCGCTGGCACTGCGGTCCTGTTGACGCTCGACCGTCTGCCCAAGCGCCTCATCGTGCATCCCGCGATCGCAAGCTTCGTCCGGTTCGGAGTGCTGGTGAGGTTTCTTCTTCTGAAGTCCGAGCGCCGCGCCTTGCTGTTCGGATCGGCGCTGCTCATCCACCTCGTGACTGCGGCGGCCTGCTACGCCTTGGCGCGCGGTGTCGGCGCGCAACTCTCGGTGGCGGACGCAGGCGTCCTGATTCCGCCGGTCGTGCTGTTGACGGCGGTTCCGATCTCGATCAGCGGCTGGGGGGTTCGAGAGGGGGCGATGGTCGCCTGCCTCGGTCTGGCGGGCGTTCCTTCCGAGGAAGCGCTGTCGGTCTCGCTTCTGCTGGGCGCCATCAGCGTGATTATCGGGCTCATCGGCGGTGCGATCTGGCTGGCAAGCCCGGAGCGAGGATCGTATTCCGCAGACAAGGCCGCCAAGGCGGCGGAGGAAGCCCCCGGCTACGACGGGCTGGGCAAGGAAGTAGCGAGCCATCCATGA
- the secE gene encoding preprotein translocase subunit SecE gives MAVSPFKFLQEVRSETAKVTWPTRRETTITTIMVFVMVAVASIFFFAADQIIRYLITFLLGIH, from the coding sequence ATGGCAGTCAGCCCGTTCAAGTTCTTGCAGGAAGTGCGCTCGGAGACCGCCAAGGTCACCTGGCCGACCCGCCGCGAGACCACGATCACCACCATCATGGTGTTCGTCATGGTCGCCGTGGCCTCGATCTTCTTCTTCGCCGCCGATCAGATCATCCGTTACCTCATCACCTTCCTTCTGGGCATTCACTGA
- a CDS encoding 2-hydroxyacid dehydrogenase, with translation MADKVLIYSRFPKTMMARFAERFELLDTGGKPAREVFSAEELGGIRAVLTAGGTPLGAEAMDLFPKLGAIICYGTGYDGVDLKAAAARNIAVGHSPGANAASVADIAMTLMLATTRRILVADQYVRSGDWAASKPSPMMRPQTGMPGRRIGVYGMGEIGRKIAARCAAFEGEVGYFSRSQYDLPCQYFPTLEALADWCSVLMIAVRAGAETHHVVNADILRRLGADGYVVNISRGSVIDQKALVAALTDKTIAGAGLDVYEKEPHAPDALTALPNVVLAPHIGGHTLESHVAMQNCVLTNLSSFFEGKPLPYAVKSA, from the coding sequence ATGGCTGACAAGGTCCTGATCTATTCGCGCTTTCCCAAGACCATGATGGCGCGCTTCGCCGAGCGGTTCGAGCTCCTCGACACCGGCGGCAAGCCTGCGCGCGAGGTGTTTTCGGCCGAAGAACTCGGCGGCATTCGCGCGGTGCTGACGGCGGGCGGCACGCCGCTCGGGGCGGAGGCGATGGACCTGTTTCCGAAGCTCGGCGCCATCATCTGCTACGGCACCGGCTATGACGGCGTCGACCTGAAGGCGGCCGCCGCTCGCAATATTGCGGTCGGCCATAGCCCGGGCGCCAATGCGGCCTCGGTCGCCGATATCGCGATGACCCTGATGCTGGCGACGACGCGGCGGATCCTGGTGGCCGACCAATATGTCCGCAGCGGCGACTGGGCCGCGTCAAAACCCTCGCCGATGATGCGGCCGCAGACCGGCATGCCCGGCCGCCGCATCGGCGTCTACGGCATGGGCGAGATCGGCCGTAAGATCGCGGCACGCTGCGCCGCCTTCGAAGGCGAGGTCGGCTATTTCAGCCGCAGCCAATACGATCTGCCCTGTCAATATTTCCCGACGCTCGAGGCGCTCGCCGATTGGTGCAGCGTGCTGATGATCGCGGTCCGGGCAGGTGCCGAGACCCATCATGTCGTCAATGCCGATATCTTGAGGCGCCTTGGCGCCGACGGCTACGTCGTCAATATCTCGCGCGGCTCGGTGATCGACCAGAAGGCCCTCGTAGCGGCCCTGACCGACAAGACGATCGCCGGCGCCGGCCTCGACGTCTACGAGAAGGAGCCGCATGCGCCCGACGCGCTGACGGCGCTGCCGAACGTGGTGCTCGCCCCGCATATCGGCGGTCACACCCTCGAATCGCACGTCGCCATGCAGAACTGCGTGCTGACGAACCTGAGCTCATTTTTCGAGGGCAAGCCGCTGCCTTATGCGGTCAAATCGGCCTGA
- a CDS encoding class I SAM-dependent methyltransferase, with amino-acid sequence MKNLFYVRQTCRLCHSDKQELVVPMAGMPIGTPNFQVPDASVDDPVFRAAVPMALHLCRDCGHLQILHVGNPEIQYRNYVYTTSLSLGLREHFAGYANDVVSRFGIAPGSLVVELGSNDGSLLGFFRERGMRVLGVDPAVDIARRATEAGIETIGDFFTDAIGHRILQSHGAASVVIANNMIANVDNLDPLVIGVRDVLAPDGLFVFETQYGVDVTEKNLLDTVYHEHLSYFNIKPLIRFFARLGMELIDVQHIWTKGGSIRVTVQRAGGAKKPSPEVARFVAEEERLGVDQPAYYAPYVKRIAAIRDELVAMADAAHARGQLVAGYGVSVGTTTLLPQFGLENKIDFLVDDDPKKGNVMAGPGYDIPILPPAALYERKPAFVVVFAWRYVDPIRAKHAGYFAEGGKFVVPLPGISMVDRAD; translated from the coding sequence ATGAAAAATCTGTTCTACGTCCGCCAAACCTGCCGCCTCTGTCATTCGGACAAGCAAGAGCTGGTCGTCCCGATGGCAGGCATGCCGATCGGCACACCGAACTTCCAGGTCCCGGACGCCAGCGTTGACGATCCGGTGTTCCGCGCCGCGGTGCCGATGGCGCTGCATCTGTGCAGGGATTGCGGTCACCTGCAGATTCTCCATGTCGGCAATCCGGAGATCCAGTACCGCAACTACGTCTACACGACGTCGCTCTCGCTCGGCCTGCGCGAGCACTTCGCAGGCTATGCCAACGACGTCGTCAGCCGCTTCGGCATCGCGCCGGGCTCGCTGGTCGTCGAACTCGGCAGCAACGACGGATCGCTGCTCGGCTTCTTCAGGGAGCGCGGGATGCGGGTGCTGGGCGTCGATCCGGCCGTCGACATCGCACGGCGCGCGACGGAGGCGGGGATTGAGACCATCGGCGATTTCTTCACCGATGCCATCGGTCACCGCATCCTGCAGAGCCACGGTGCGGCGAGCGTCGTGATCGCCAACAACATGATTGCCAATGTCGACAATCTCGATCCGCTGGTGATCGGTGTTCGTGACGTGCTTGCGCCGGACGGGTTGTTCGTCTTCGAAACGCAATACGGCGTCGATGTCACCGAGAAGAACCTGCTCGACACCGTCTATCACGAGCATCTGTCCTATTTTAACATCAAGCCGCTGATCCGTTTCTTTGCCCGGCTCGGCATGGAGCTGATCGACGTCCAGCACATCTGGACCAAGGGTGGCTCGATCCGGGTCACCGTGCAGCGTGCTGGCGGTGCCAAGAAACCATCGCCTGAGGTCGCGCGCTTCGTTGCCGAGGAAGAACGGCTCGGCGTCGATCAGCCGGCCTATTATGCGCCCTATGTGAAGAGGATCGCCGCTATCCGCGACGAGCTGGTCGCGATGGCTGATGCCGCCCATGCGCGGGGGCAGCTCGTTGCCGGCTACGGCGTCTCGGTCGGCACCACGACGCTGCTGCCGCAGTTCGGCCTGGAGAACAAGATCGACTTCCTGGTGGACGACGACCCCAAGAAGGGGAACGTGATGGCCGGCCCGGGCTACGACATCCCGATCCTGCCCCCCGCCGCCCTTTACGAGCGCAAGCCGGCGTTCGTCGTCGTCTTCGCCTGGCGCTACGTCGACCCGATCCGGGCCAAGCACGCCGGCTATTTCGCCGAGGGTGGGAAGTTCGTGGTGCCGCTGCCGGGCATTTCAATGGTCGACCGGGCCGATTGA
- the rplA gene encoding 50S ribosomal protein L1 → MAIGKRLNKAREGVDREKLYPLADAIKMVKERAKAKFDETIEVAINLGVDPRHADQMVRGVVTLPNGTGRTLRVGVFARGAKADEAKAAGADVVGAEDLVEKVQNGSIDFDRCIATPDMMPLVGRLGKVLGPRGLMPNPKIGTVTMDVTGAVKGAKGGSVEFRVEKAGILQAGVGKASFSEEKLVENIKALADAVSKAKPAGSKGTYIQRVAVSSTMGPGVKVEPGTILG, encoded by the coding sequence ATGGCAATCGGAAAGCGTTTGAACAAAGCCCGCGAAGGTGTTGACCGCGAAAAGCTTTATCCGCTCGCGGACGCCATCAAGATGGTCAAGGAACGGGCGAAAGCGAAGTTCGACGAGACCATCGAGGTCGCGATCAATCTCGGCGTCGATCCGCGTCACGCCGACCAGATGGTCCGCGGCGTCGTGACCCTGCCGAACGGCACCGGCCGTACGCTCCGCGTCGGCGTGTTCGCCCGTGGCGCCAAGGCCGATGAGGCCAAGGCTGCAGGTGCGGATGTCGTCGGCGCCGAAGACCTGGTCGAGAAGGTGCAGAACGGTTCGATCGATTTCGACCGCTGCATCGCCACCCCCGACATGATGCCGCTGGTCGGCCGTCTCGGTAAGGTGCTCGGTCCGCGCGGCCTGATGCCGAACCCGAAGATCGGTACCGTGACCATGGACGTTACCGGCGCGGTGAAGGGTGCCAAGGGCGGCTCGGTCGAGTTCCGCGTCGAGAAGGCCGGCATCCTGCAGGCTGGCGTCGGCAAGGCCTCGTTCTCCGAGGAGAAGCTGGTCGAGAACATCAAGGCTCTGGCAGACGCCGTCTCCAAGGCCAAGCCCGCCGGCTCCAAGGGCACGTACATCCAGCGCGTTGCGGTGTCCTCGACGATGGGCCCCGGTGTGAAGGTCGAGCCGGGCACGATCCTTGGCTAA
- the rplL gene encoding 50S ribosomal protein L7/L12 produces the protein MADLQKIVDDLSSLTVLEAAELAKLLEEKWGVSAAAAVAVAGPAGGGAAAAPVEEKTEFTVVLAGAGDKKIEVIKEVRAITGLGLKEAKDLVEGAPKPVKEGVNKDEADKIKAQLEKAGAKVELK, from the coding sequence ATGGCTGACTTGCAGAAGATCGTTGACGACCTCTCGAGCCTCACCGTGCTCGAAGCTGCTGAACTGGCGAAGCTCCTTGAGGAGAAGTGGGGCGTTTCGGCGGCCGCGGCCGTCGCCGTGGCTGGCCCGGCTGGTGGTGGCGCTGCCGCCGCTCCGGTGGAAGAGAAGACCGAGTTCACGGTCGTTCTCGCCGGCGCCGGCGACAAGAAGATCGAGGTCATCAAGGAAGTCCGCGCCATCACCGGCCTGGGCCTGAAGGAAGCAAAGGACCTCGTCGAGGGCGCGCCGAAGCCTGTCAAGGAAGGCGTGAACAAGGATGAGGCCGACAAGATCAAGGCCCAGCTCGAGAAGGCTGGAGCCAAGGTCGAGCTCAAGTAA